DNA sequence from the Bradyrhizobium sp. CIAT3101 genome:
CCTTCTGGATCAGGTCGTTGGAGGAGACGGCGACCGCCGTGCCGCCGACGAACAGCGAGCGGGAGCCGACGCTGCCAAAACCCATCGCGAGATCGGTGTCGCCCTGGACGACGTCGATCTTGTCCATGGGAATGCCGAGCGTATCGGAGATCATCTGGGTGTAGGTGGTCTGCAGCCCCTGCCCCATCGCCATGGTGCCGGAATGCAGCACGACGCGGCCCTGCGAGGTCGCATGCAGGCTGACCTTTTCAGTGTGGGCGCGACCGCCGGTCCATTCGATGTAGGAGGTGAGCCCGCGGCCATAGAGCAGGCCCTTCTTCTTCGCGGCCTTCTTGCGCGCGGCAAAGCCGTCCCAGTCGGCCAGCTTCACGGCGCGGTCGAGCATGTGGGCGAAGGCGCCGGAGTCGTAAACCTGGCCGGCGGCGTTGGTGTAGGGCAGCTGCGCCGGCTTGATGTAGTTGGCTTTGCGGATCGCGCGCGGATCGATGCCGATTTTTCGCGCGGCGGCGTCGAACAGTCGCTCGACGATGAAGACGGCTTCCGGACGACCGGCACCACGATAGGCACCGACCGGTGCGGTGTGCGTCATCACCGACTTGACCTCGAAATGCACCAGCGGCAAATCGTAGACACCGGTCTGCACGAACGGACCGAGCACCAGCGGAATGATGTTGGCTGCGCCCGAGGAATAGGCGCCGGTGCAGCCGATCGAGGTGACGCGATAGGCCAGCACCTTGCCCTTCTCGTCCAGCGCGAAGGACGCCGTCGAGGTGAGATCGCGGCCATGGGTGCCACCGACGAATTCGTCGGTACGGTCACCGCGCCAGCGGATCTTCCTGTTCAGCTTGGTCGCGACATAGGCGACGATGCCGTCTTCCGGATAGAGGTTGGTCTTCTGGCCGAACCCGCCGCCGATGTCGCCGACGAGCACGCGCACGCTGTCCTTGGGACGCTTCAGCACGGCTTCCGCCAGCACGTCGCGGGTCGAGGCCGGGGTCTGCGATTGAACATGCAGAAGGAGACGGCCGGTCTTCTTGTCGATCTCGGCAATGGTCGAGCGCGGCTCCATCGCCGACGGCACCAGGCGCTGGCTGACGAGATCGAGCTCGACCGTGTGCGCGGCCTTGGCGAAGGCCTCATCCACCTTGGCGGCATCGCCATAGCTCATCGCACCGACGATGTTGTCGGGCGCCTCAGGCCACACCAGCGGCGCGCCGGGTTTGACTGCCTCGACGGGGTCGACCACGGCGGGCTGCACGTCGTATTCGACCACGATCGCTTCAGCCGCGCTCTGGGCTTCCGCACGCGACGAAGCCACCACCGCCGCCACCGCCTCGCCGGTGTAGCGCACGATTTCATGGGCGAGCAGCCGTCGCGGCGGCACGGTCATCGGCTTGCCGTCGGGGCGCTTGAAGATGCTCAGGGTCGGAATGGTGCCGACGTCGTCCTTGATCAGATCGGCGCCGGTGTAGATGGCGGTGACGCCGGGCATCGATACCGCGGCGCTGGTGTCGATCGAGAGGATCTTCGCGTGCGCATGCGGCGAGCGCAGCACGTGCAACCACAACGCGCCGTCCTCCGGCTTGTCGTCGATGAATTGCCCCTTCCCGGTGAGCAGCCGCTGGTCTTCCAAACGCTTGACGGGCTGGCCCGCTCCGAAACGCAAATTGCCGGGAAGAATGTTCATTCCGCTGGGTCCTCTAAGCCTCAAAGTGCGGCCGCCTTTTAGCGGATCGAGGCAGGCGAGACCAGCTGCGGTTTTAGGCGGAAATCCCGCGATTTCGGCATAGCGAGAGGGGTTAGGCCAACTCTTTGAGCGCCGCTTCCACGATCTTGCGCGCTTCCGCGGTGAGAGCTGCCTGCGGCGGGACGGGGTCGCCGACGTCATAGCCCTGGATCGCGAGACCGGCCTTGATGCAGGCCGCGAGATTGAAGCGGGCGAAGGCCTCGTTGATGCGCCACAGCCTGCGCTGGAGCGCCATGGCCTCGTCCCAGCGGCCGGCCTGGCAGAGATCGTAGAGTGCCACGCTCTGGCGCGGGATGATGCAGGCCGGGCCCGCCATCCAGCCGAGGCCGCCGATCAACATCACCGCGGCCGGGATGTGGGCGGAGGCCGAGAACACGCGCAAGCGATCGCCGCAGCGGTTCATGATCGACAGCAGGCGTCCGGTGTTGGTCGAGGCGTCCTTGATGTAGCCGATGCGCGGATGCTCGGCGAGGCGCGCGATGACATCGAGCGTGAGGTCGGACCGCTGGAATTGCGGATTGGTGTAGATCACGACGGGAATGTCCACGGCATCAGCGATGCCGCGGAAATAGGATTCGACCTGGGCGTCTGCGAGAGGAAAATACGCTTCGAGGATCGCCAGGATGCCGTTGGCGCCGAGCTTCTGGTAGGCCTGCGCCTGCGCCACCGCATCGGCCGTCGAGGTCGACGCAACGCCGGCCACCACGGGCACGCGGCCCTTCGCAGCCTCGATCGTGGTCTGCACCACCGCCATGCGCTGCGCGGCGTTGAGATAGGCGAACTCGCCGGTCGAGCCCAGCGGCGTCAGCCCGTGCACGCCGGCGCCAATCAAATCGTCGCAGAGCCTTGCGAGCACGTCCGTTCGCACCGCGCCGTCAGTGCCGACGGGCGAGACGAGATAGGGAAAAACGCCGCGAAAATCGGTCATGTCGGGAATAAAATCCGGGGAAGCGAGTCTTGTCTGGCAGGCGCGCGATCCAACGCGTGCTACCATGGGGTCCTATTGCCAGCAAGCGACCTGCTTTCGAAGAGCGTATTTGTGGTTTGGGAAATTGTCCTGCAGCGTTGGCGGGCGTTGTTGTGTTGCGCCGGCCTCCTCGCCGCGGCGCTATGTCCCGGCATGGCTCGGGCCGGTGAATGCCCCGCGCCGCAATCGGAGATCGCGACCGATCGTCCTGACGTGACCAATTCCA
Encoded proteins:
- a CDS encoding xanthine dehydrogenase family protein molybdopterin-binding subunit, encoding MNILPGNLRFGAGQPVKRLEDQRLLTGKGQFIDDKPEDGALWLHVLRSPHAHAKILSIDTSAAVSMPGVTAIYTGADLIKDDVGTIPTLSIFKRPDGKPMTVPPRRLLAHEIVRYTGEAVAAVVASSRAEAQSAAEAIVVEYDVQPAVVDPVEAVKPGAPLVWPEAPDNIVGAMSYGDAAKVDEAFAKAAHTVELDLVSQRLVPSAMEPRSTIAEIDKKTGRLLLHVQSQTPASTRDVLAEAVLKRPKDSVRVLVGDIGGGFGQKTNLYPEDGIVAYVATKLNRKIRWRGDRTDEFVGGTHGRDLTSTASFALDEKGKVLAYRVTSIGCTGAYSSGAANIIPLVLGPFVQTGVYDLPLVHFEVKSVMTHTAPVGAYRGAGRPEAVFIVERLFDAAARKIGIDPRAIRKANYIKPAQLPYTNAAGQVYDSGAFAHMLDRAVKLADWDGFAARKKAAKKKGLLYGRGLTSYIEWTGGRAHTEKVSLHATSQGRVVLHSGTMAMGQGLQTTYTQMISDTLGIPMDKIDVVQGDTDLAMGFGSVGSRSLFVGGTAVAVSSNDLIQKAREKAANVLETSVEDIEYQGGMLTVVGTDRRISLFDIAEKETGAKLSVDSEGEVDGPSWPNGTHICEVEIDPETGVSKVVRYTTVDDVGVAVNPMLVTGQIHGGVAQGIGQALYEGVSYDADGQLLTASYQDYCIPRADDVPPIVVTLDDSAPCRTNPLGAKGCGESGAIGGPPCVANGVMDALAELGISQLNTPLTPQKIWKAIKDAKAA
- a CDS encoding dihydrodipicolinate synthase family protein, producing MTDFRGVFPYLVSPVGTDGAVRTDVLARLCDDLIGAGVHGLTPLGSTGEFAYLNAAQRMAVVQTTIEAAKGRVPVVAGVASTSTADAVAQAQAYQKLGANGILAILEAYFPLADAQVESYFRGIADAVDIPVVIYTNPQFQRSDLTLDVIARLAEHPRIGYIKDASTNTGRLLSIMNRCGDRLRVFSASAHIPAAVMLIGGLGWMAGPACIIPRQSVALYDLCQAGRWDEAMALQRRLWRINEAFARFNLAACIKAGLAIQGYDVGDPVPPQAALTAEARKIVEAALKELA